TAGACGATAAAGTCTTATACGAGATAAACAACCGAGAAACTTTCAACAACCCTCAAAGCTATATAAAAATTTACGAATAAAACAAAACGCAAAGCAATGACCAAATACTTAATAGAGTTTGAAAAATTTCGCCCGGAAGACGACCAAGACCTATTTAAAGCCGTAGATGCCTTTACTAGAGAAAATTTTGCCGCAGTAGAATTTTTAAAGCCCGGCAGAGACAAAAAGAGCGATTTTTTACAAGCTCAAAACTATGTCGGTATCATCCAGACAAAAAGTGGCGATAGCCTTGAGATACTTCCAAAGATCCATGATAACGACAATGGCGGCAATAAAGAAGCAGTAGAAAATTCTAAAACAATTTTACTGAGAATGTTAAAAACTTTAAAAAACCATCCATTTAAAAATATAAACATAGCGAATTTAAAAAGTTTGAATCTACCGCTTCTTGAAATTTTTATATTGATGTTCCTAGATGAAGTATCAAAACTCATAAAAATGGGCATAAAAAGCGACTACGTAGAGCTAGAAGATAACCTAAAATTTTTAAAAGGAAAGCTAAAAATCTCGGAGCAAATACGTAAAAATATCGTCCACAAAGAGAGATTTTACGTTTGCTATCAGGAATTTTCCATAGATAGAGCCGAAAATCGCCTCATAAAAAGTACGCTCGAGTTTTTATACAGGCGCTCAAAATCAAGCAAAAATCAACGACTTATTAGGGAATACTTATTTATTTTTGACGAAATTTCATCTAGCTCTGATATAAATGCGGACTTTAGTCGGTTAAAACTAAATCGCCAAACAAAACACTATGAACAAGCGCTTTTATGGAGTAAGATATTTTTACAAAATAAGTCGTTTAGCCCGTATAGAGGTAGCGATGTG
The DNA window shown above is from Campylobacter concisus and carries:
- a CDS encoding McrC family protein, which encodes MTKYLIEFEKFRPEDDQDLFKAVDAFTRENFAAVEFLKPGRDKKSDFLQAQNYVGIIQTKSGDSLEILPKIHDNDNGGNKEAVENSKTILLRMLKTLKNHPFKNINIANLKSLNLPLLEIFILMFLDEVSKLIKMGIKSDYVELEDNLKFLKGKLKISEQIRKNIVHKERFYVCYQEFSIDRAENRLIKSTLEFLYRRSKSSKNQRLIREYLFIFDEISSSSDINADFSRLKLNRQTKHYEQALLWSKIFLQNKSFSPYRGSDVAFALLFDMNVLFESYVGNFVKKKLPNVILQHSEKHLVENPKSFRLRPDIFLESKFIADTKWKIIKSRDNISQADLYQLYSYGKKYECCRLYLVYPRISGVDQKAMKFRYENNMWLNVLYFDLEKDEIARKLLV